A segment of the Thermoplasmatales archaeon genome:
GGGTTCGAACCCCCTCGGACCCGCTTCACTTACAGTTTAATTTGTTCTCAAAAAACAGGTACATACGATCCTTAAAAATTACGAAGGAATCATCGACCAAGAAAGATTTAGTACCCATTTTCATTGAGTCTCGAGTACACAAACAAAGTTACAAAGTCTCAGATCAGATGGGCTTGAAATTTTATGGAAGAAATTATGTTACTGCAGTTCGCGACTTTATTTTCTCCAAAAAGCTAATGAAATTGATCTTTTCTTTTTCTGCTCTGTCGGATGGATCAAAAATGACTTGTCACCATGCCATTCATCTCTGATGTACTGGTCAAGTTCCAAGTCGCTTGCAATTCTGTAAAGCTCAACATATTTTCTGTCAGGTAAGGGTAACATGATAATTCTTATATAGAACTCAATAGGAACTAGTTTGTGCCTGCGTACAGAGCCGTCGAACGAGGGGACAAAGTTTATTAATGCAGTTAAATTCGATCATCATGGCATCGTGGGAAATTTCGTTCAAGATAAGGTACGATTATCCTCTGATCGAAATGTCTGAGAGGTACAAAGGCTCAAAAATAACAATGTGGTGCGTTTGGGAGCGAGAAATGATCCATATTCCTTTAGGTGGCAGATCTCTTAAAACTGATATAGAGGAATATGTAAAGAAAATTGGAAGATTTATCGAGGAATTCAGGCCGTCGTCAGACGGTCTTATTTTGACACTTAAGTGCAGTTGTGATCTTTACAAGACTGTCTGGCAGATTACAGAACGAACCCATACTAGTGATGTCGGTCCTGCGACCTACCTTGATGGCTGGGGTTATTTTAGAGTAATCGCATTCAATGAAAAAGACATTAAAGAGCTATTCCGTGAACTTTCTAAGCTCGGAAATGTGGAACTTCTAAGCAAGAAGAGCATTCACCAAGATGCCATCCCTTTATCTGTATGGGCGGAAACCTTTTTTTCCGATCTTACTGAAAAACAGATGGAGGCATTATCGAAGGCGTACGACTATGGTTATTATTCATCTCCTAGAAAAATTACCACTGAGTCTATTTCTGCTACCATAGGAATTTCTAGGTCAACATACGAGGAACATCTTAGAAAAGCTGAGAACAAAGTTATTCAGTCCTTGATGCCCTATCTGAAACTCTACAAGTCTTCCGGGATGAAAAGAGAGGAACGCATAATTCCGGCCATACCTATAAATGAATGAGCTTCTCAGAGGGGCAATAAGGCACCAAATGCAAATGGCTCTTTTAGGTTCAGGACTTTGATGATCAAAAGTAATAAAGGATTTCTAAAGGTCGGAAATATTTGCAATCCAATAAATGAAAGGGAGTGTTTGAGCATATGGAAATGAAAGGAAAGTACAGTATCGGTGATCTGGACTCTAGATCATGGCCTAAATTTGAGGAACTCTTCAATAAGTACAACGGGGTTCAGAGCTCCTGTTGGTGTGTATACTACCACAGAAAGCTTCCAATTCCCAGGATAAAGAGGGGCGAAGAACGCGTATCCAACCACGATCTCAAAAAAAAGCTTATTGAAGAAGGTAAGTCCAGATCCGTTCTAGTATATTATAACGAGAGCGTAGTCGCCTCATGTCAATATGGTACATTCGAGGAATTACCCAGGATAGAAAATTCACAGAGGTATTCGAATCTAAGGATTACAGATGACAATGCAAAGAAATGGAGAATAACCTGTTTCTTTGTTGACACCCATCATCGTCATATTGGGGTGGCAAAATTTGCACTCGATGGCGTGCTAGAAAGAATAGCGAGAAACGGTGGTGGACTCGTAGAAGCTTACCCTGTGAAATGGAAAGGCGCATATGAACTGTGGTTCGGTTCAAT
Coding sequences within it:
- a CDS encoding helix-turn-helix domain-containing protein is translated as MASWEISFKIRYDYPLIEMSERYKGSKITMWCVWEREMIHIPLGGRSLKTDIEEYVKKIGRFIEEFRPSSDGLILTLKCSCDLYKTVWQITERTHTSDVGPATYLDGWGYFRVIAFNEKDIKELFRELSKLGNVELLSKKSIHQDAIPLSVWAETFFSDLTEKQMEALSKAYDYGYYSSPRKITTESISATIGISRSTYEEHLRKAENKVIQSLMPYLKLYKSSGMKREERIIPAIPINE